A window of the Aliivibrio salmonicida LFI1238 genome harbors these coding sequences:
- a CDS encoding molybdopterin-dependent oxidoreductase, with translation MTTISRRGFLKGAGASAGALAITSIAPLSVNASTLGRTDSLILTSSRMGPLLCEVKDGQLIATKSGLAQTVPNSLQQTGPSQVHTKARVKYPMVRKGYLENPSNPQGVRGSDEFVQVSWEQAYQLIHEQHTRIRNAYGPESIFAGSYGWRSSGVLHKAQTLLQRYMSMSGGYAGHLGDYSTGAAQVIMPHVVGSIEVYEQQTTYPVILESSDVVVLWGLNPLNTLKIAWSSSDGQGLEFFHQLKKSGKTVIIIDPMRSETAEFFGDKAQWIAPNPQSDVAMMMGIAYQLIKTEQHDTEFLAKYTVGFDQFEAYLMGKEDGIEKTPQWAEAICGVPAKQMELLAKIFKENRTMLMAGWGMQRQQHGEQRHWMLTVLASMLGQVGLPGGGFGYSYHYSNGGNPTRDAGVLPAMSPSLGGSSAGGNDWAVQGSVTAFPVARIVECLEKPGTEYQHNGHTLTYPELKMIWWAGGANFTHHQDTNRLIKAWQKPGTIGAYGANQKDSTSSIVANKSFILSPCTHINP, from the coding sequence ATGACTACTATTTCTCGTCGCGGCTTTTTAAAAGGCGCAGGTGCATCAGCGGGTGCATTAGCGATCACGTCTATCGCTCCGTTATCTGTGAATGCCTCTACGCTTGGCCGTACAGATTCATTAATTCTAACCTCAAGCCGTATGGGACCATTACTTTGTGAAGTCAAAGATGGTCAGCTTATCGCGACAAAAAGTGGGTTAGCTCAAACCGTACCAAACAGCTTGCAACAAACAGGACCTTCTCAGGTTCATACTAAAGCACGTGTAAAATACCCAATGGTTCGTAAAGGGTATCTAGAAAACCCAAGTAACCCTCAAGGGGTTCGCGGCAGTGACGAATTTGTTCAAGTATCGTGGGAACAAGCGTATCAACTGATCCATGAGCAACATACACGAATTCGTAACGCGTATGGCCCAGAATCGATCTTCGCAGGTTCTTATGGTTGGCGCTCAAGTGGTGTATTACATAAAGCTCAGACTTTACTTCAACGCTACATGAGCATGTCTGGTGGTTATGCAGGACACTTAGGTGATTACTCAACAGGTGCTGCTCAAGTAATTATGCCGCACGTGGTTGGTTCTATTGAAGTGTATGAACAACAAACGACTTACCCTGTTATTTTAGAAAGCAGTGATGTGGTTGTTCTATGGGGTTTAAACCCATTAAATACATTAAAAATTGCGTGGTCTTCAAGTGATGGGCAAGGACTTGAGTTCTTCCATCAACTGAAAAAATCAGGAAAAACAGTCATTATTATTGACCCAATGCGTTCAGAAACGGCTGAGTTCTTTGGCGATAAAGCACAATGGATTGCCCCTAACCCGCAATCTGATGTCGCGATGATGATGGGTATTGCTTACCAGTTAATCAAAACAGAACAACACGATACTGAATTCCTTGCTAAATACACGGTTGGTTTTGATCAATTTGAAGCGTACTTAATGGGTAAAGAAGACGGCATTGAGAAAACCCCACAATGGGCAGAAGCGATCTGTGGTGTTCCGGCAAAACAAATGGAACTACTGGCTAAGATCTTCAAAGAAAACCGCACCATGCTAATGGCTGGTTGGGGTATGCAACGTCAACAACACGGTGAGCAACGTCACTGGATGCTAACAGTTCTAGCTTCAATGTTGGGTCAAGTTGGTCTACCGGGCGGTGGCTTTGGTTATTCATACCATTACTCAAATGGCGGTAACCCAACGCGTGATGCGGGTGTATTACCTGCGATGTCCCCATCGTTAGGTGGGAGCTCTGCCGGTGGTAACGATTGGGCCGTTCAAGGTTCTGTTACTGCTTTCCCTGTTGCTCGTATTGTTGAATGTTTAGAAAAACCAGGCACAGAATATCAGCACAACGGCCATACACTTACCTACCCTGAATTGAAAATGATCTGGTGGGCGGGCGGTGCAAACTTTACGCATCACCAAGACACAAACCGTTTAATCAAAGCGTGGCAAAAACCTGGAACAATAGGCGCCTACGGCGCAAATCAAAAGGACTCAACCTCTTCCATTGTTGCCAATAAATCGTTTATCCTATCGCCATGCACGCATATAAACCCCTGA